ACGGACCCTAGCCCCGAGCGGCGGTGCCCAAAACCCTCCGGGCCCACGGGTTGCATCCGAGACGCTCCGCGACGTTCGGACCTGGACCACCTGGGTACGGTCGGCACGGTGGTAGGACGCATAGCGATCTCAGACGTACGCCCGACAGTCAGCTGCGGGCGGTACCCGTCGCGCGCGGTCACCGGCGAGACGGTGACCGTCGGCGCGACGGTCTTCCGTGAGGGACACGACGCCGTCGGGTGCAACGTCGCCGTGCGCCGACCCGACGGGACGAAGGGGTCCTTCCTGCGCATGTCCCCCGGCACGCCCGGGACCGACGCCTGGTCGGTGCCGCTGCTGCTCGACCAGGAGGGCCGCTGGTCCTTCGTCGTCGAGGCGTGGGACGACGAGCTCGGGACGTGGTGGCACGACGCGCCGCTCAAGGTCGAGGCCGGGGTCGACGTCGACCTGATGCTCGAGGAGGGCGCGCAGCTGTTCGAGCGCGCCGCCAAGGGCGCCCCCAAGGCCGACCGGGCCAGGGTCGCCGGCGTCGCGACGGTGCTGCGCGACCCCTCGCTGACCCCCGCCGAGCGCATGGCCGCAGCGACCCACGAACCGCTCGTCGCGCTGCTCGAGCAGCACCCGTTGCGGCGCCTGGTCACCAAGCACGAGGCGCGCACGATCTGGGTCGACCGCCAGCGCGCTCTCTACGGCGCCTGGTACGAGCTCTTCCCGCGCTCGGAGGGCGCCTCCCTGGACCCGCCCCGCTCCGGCACCTTCCGCACCGCGATGGAGCGGCTGCCGGCGGTCGCCGCGATGGGCTTCGACGTCGTCTACCTCCCGCCGATCCACCCGGTCGGCAAGGTCAACCGCAAGGGACCCAACAACACCCTCACGCCGGGTCCGGACGACCCCGGCTCGCCGTGGGCGATCGGCTCCGACGAGGGCGGCCACGACGCGGTGCACCCCGACCTGGGCACGATCGCGGACTTCGACGCCTTCGTCGCGCGCAGCCGCGAGCTCGGGATGGAGGTGGCGCTCGACCTCGCACTGCAGTGCGCCCCCGACCACCCGTGGGCCACGGAGCACCCGGAGTGGTTCACCACCCGCGCCGACGGCTCGATCGCCTACGCCGAGAACCCCCCGAAGAAGTACCAGGACATCTACCCGGTGAACTTCGACAACGACCCGGCAGGGCTCTACGCCGAGGTGCTGCGGGTCGTGCGCCACTGGACCGACCACGGGGTGCGCATCTTCCGCGTCGACAACCCCCACACCAAGCCGCTGGACTTCTGGGAGTGGCTGATCGAGCAGGTGAAAGCCACCGACCCCGACGTGCTCTTCCTCGCCGAGGCCTTCACGCGGCCGGCGATGATGCACGAGCTGGCCCGCATCGGGTTCACGCAGTCCTACACCTACTTCACCTGGCGCACCGGCAAGCAGGAGCTGCAGGACTACGCCCTCGAGCTGGTCGAGGCGTCGGACCACATGCGACCCAACTTCTTCGTCAACACCCCCGACATCCTGCACGCGTCGCTGCAGTACGGCGGCCCGCCGGTCTTCAAGGTCCGCGCGGTGCTCGCGGCCCTGCTCGCACCGACGTACGGCGTCTACGCCGGCTACGAGCTCTTCGAGCACGTCGCGGTCCGGCCGGGCTCCGAGGAGTACCTCGACTCCGAGAAGTACCAGTACCGGCCGCGTGACTGGGCCGCTGCGGAGGAGTCGGGCAGCAGCCTCGCGCCCTACCTCACGATGCTCAACCGGGTGCGCCGCCAGCACCCCGCGACCCACTGGATCCGCAACCTCGTCTTCCACACGACCGACTCCCCCGACGTCCTCGCCTGGAGCAAGCGCACCGGTGACGACATCGTCCTCACCGTCGTCAACCTCGACCCGCACGGAGCCCGCGAGACCATGGTGCACCTGGACATGCCCGCCCTCGGCCTCGAGTGGAGCGACAGCGTCAGGGTGAAGGACGAGGTGACCGGCGCGGTCTTCACCTGGGGCGCGGACAACTACGTCCGGCTCGACCCCTTCGTCGAGCCCGCGCACGTCCTGGTGGTGCAGCGGTGACCCTCGAGCACGGCGAGCTGGTCAGCCTGGAGGAGTCGCGCGACCCGCTGTGGTTCAAGCGGGCGGTCTTCTACGAGGTGCTCATCCGCGGCTTCGCCGACAGCAACGGCGACGGCACCGGCGACATCAACGGCCTGATCGGCAAGCTCGACTACCTGAAGTGGCTCGGCATCGACTGCATCTGGCTGCTGCCGATCTACCAGTCGCCCCTGCGCGACGGCGGCTACGACATCAGCGACTTCCTCACCGTGCTACCGGAGTTCGGCGACCTCGGCGACTTCGTGACGCTGGTCGACGAGGCCCACAAGCGGGGGATGCGCATCATCGCCGACCTCGTCATGAACCACTCGAGCGACGCGCACCCGTGGTTCCAGGCCTCGAGGTCGGACCCCACCGGCCCCTACGGCGACTACTACGTCTGGTCCGACACCGACGAGCCCTACTCCGAGGCGCGCATCATCTTCGTCGACACCGAGCGGTCCAACTGGACCTTCGACGAGGTCCGCGGCCAGTACTACTGGCACCGCTTCTTCAGCCACCAACCCGACCTCAACTACGACAACCCGGCCGTGCAGGCCGAGATGATCGAGGTCCTGAAGTTCTGGCTCGACCTCGGCATCGACGGCTTCCGGCTCGACGCCGTCCCCTACCTGTTCGAGCGCGAGGGCACCAACGGCGAGAACCTCCCGGAGACCCACGACTTCCTCAAGCGGGTCCGCAAGGAGGTCGACGCGCTCTACCCCGACCGGGTGATGCTCTGCGAGGCCAACCAGTGGCCGCAGGACGTCGTCGACTACTTCGGCGACGACGGTGACGAGTGCCAGATGGCCTTCCACTTCCCGCTGATGCCCCGGCTGTTCATGGCCGTGCGCCGCGAGTCGCGCTACCCGATCTCGGAGATCCTCGCCAACACCCCGCCGATCCCCGACAGCTGCCAGTGGGGCATCTTCCTGCGCAACCACGACGAGCTGACCCTCGAGATGGTCACCGACGACGAGCGCGACTACATGTACGCGGAGTACGCCAAGGACCCGCGCATGAAGTCCAACGTCGGCATCGCGCGCCGCCTCGCGCCGCTGCTGGAGAACAGCCGCGACCAGATCGAGCTGTTCACCGGGCTGCTGCTCTCGCTGCCCGGCTCACCCGTCCTCTACTACGGCGACGAGATCGGGATGGGCGACAACATCTACCTCGGTGACCGCGACGGCGTGCGCACCCCGATGCAGTGGAACGCCGACCGCAACGCGGGCTTCTCCACCGCAGACCCGCAGCGGATGTACCTCC
This Mycobacteriales bacterium DNA region includes the following protein-coding sequences:
- a CDS encoding alpha-1,4-glucan--maltose-1-phosphate maltosyltransferase, whose product is MVGRIAISDVRPTVSCGRYPSRAVTGETVTVGATVFREGHDAVGCNVAVRRPDGTKGSFLRMSPGTPGTDAWSVPLLLDQEGRWSFVVEAWDDELGTWWHDAPLKVEAGVDVDLMLEEGAQLFERAAKGAPKADRARVAGVATVLRDPSLTPAERMAAATHEPLVALLEQHPLRRLVTKHEARTIWVDRQRALYGAWYELFPRSEGASLDPPRSGTFRTAMERLPAVAAMGFDVVYLPPIHPVGKVNRKGPNNTLTPGPDDPGSPWAIGSDEGGHDAVHPDLGTIADFDAFVARSRELGMEVALDLALQCAPDHPWATEHPEWFTTRADGSIAYAENPPKKYQDIYPVNFDNDPAGLYAEVLRVVRHWTDHGVRIFRVDNPHTKPLDFWEWLIEQVKATDPDVLFLAEAFTRPAMMHELARIGFTQSYTYFTWRTGKQELQDYALELVEASDHMRPNFFVNTPDILHASLQYGGPPVFKVRAVLAALLAPTYGVYAGYELFEHVAVRPGSEEYLDSEKYQYRPRDWAAAEESGSSLAPYLTMLNRVRRQHPATHWIRNLVFHTTDSPDVLAWSKRTGDDIVLTVVNLDPHGARETMVHLDMPALGLEWSDSVRVKDEVTGAVFTWGADNYVRLDPFVEPAHVLVVQR